Proteins encoded by one window of Bacillus sp. DTU_2020_1000418_1_SI_GHA_SEK_038:
- a CDS encoding HAMP domain-containing sensor histidine kinase: MKSLYSKFAITTILIMLASGIISFLISNIYYQSYLKNQNDLKMTNIALEISEYIHLQNQINLKEYFEHLGSIGYQILIIDGNENRKFFGAAFRVENLSKVPVQRVLNGEVFHGIADFPHKTFVTGFFANELRNTVGVPFEYKNERYALFLRPDIKLLFNEMHRMFGWLVVGMVVFSMLLVLISTKYLIKPISKLNKATSLIAEGNFGIKLNINRQDEIGELASSFQTMAGRLEQANDIRKEFISNISHDIQSPLSNIKGYLKLLKSAELTAQHKEYFDVVDSEVNRLSYLTKQLLLLSSLDSQRDLLDKKEFNLSEQLKTVIRQYQWILSEKGLMISYSFPEVYVHGDPSLLYSVWENLLTNAIKYSEENSEIDITLNDQPDSIEVSFKDHGIGLNSKELERIYDRFYRADTSRTRTIEGTGLGLSIVQSILDMHDGEIKVGSKKGEGSMFTVKLPKG; encoded by the coding sequence ATGAAATCTCTTTATTCCAAGTTTGCAATAACTACAATTCTAATCATGCTCGCAAGCGGAATCATTTCCTTTTTAATCTCTAACATCTATTATCAATCTTATTTAAAAAACCAAAATGATCTTAAAATGACAAATATTGCATTGGAGATTTCTGAGTATATTCATTTGCAAAATCAAATAAATTTGAAGGAATATTTTGAGCATCTTGGCTCGATTGGCTATCAAATTCTCATAATCGATGGAAACGAGAATAGGAAATTTTTCGGTGCAGCATTTAGAGTTGAAAATCTTTCGAAAGTGCCCGTACAAAGGGTGCTAAATGGGGAAGTTTTTCATGGCATTGCTGATTTTCCTCACAAAACTTTCGTGACAGGTTTCTTTGCTAATGAACTAAGAAATACAGTTGGGGTTCCTTTTGAATATAAAAATGAAAGATATGCTTTATTTCTTCGGCCGGATATAAAACTCTTATTTAATGAAATGCATCGGATGTTTGGATGGCTTGTAGTAGGTATGGTTGTCTTTAGTATGCTTTTAGTATTAATCAGCACGAAGTATCTCATAAAGCCTATTTCCAAATTGAATAAAGCGACGAGTTTAATAGCAGAGGGGAATTTTGGCATTAAGCTGAATATTAACAGGCAGGATGAAATAGGGGAACTCGCTTCTAGTTTCCAAACGATGGCAGGCAGATTGGAACAGGCAAATGATATACGCAAAGAGTTTATTTCGAATATTTCACATGATATTCAATCTCCGCTATCAAATATTAAAGGTTATTTAAAGCTGTTAAAGAGTGCTGAATTAACGGCTCAGCATAAAGAATATTTTGATGTTGTTGATTCGGAAGTGAATCGGCTATCTTATTTAACTAAGCAGCTGTTGTTGCTATCATCGCTTGATAGCCAAAGGGATTTGCTTGATAAAAAAGAATTTAATTTAAGTGAACAATTAAAGACAGTTATACGTCAGTACCAGTGGATTTTAAGTGAAAAAGGATTGATGATAAGCTACTCATTCCCTGAAGTTTATGTGCATGGAGATCCTTCTTTGTTATATTCCGTTTGGGAAAACCTTTTAACAAATGCCATTAAATATAGCGAGGAAAACAGTGAGATTGACATTACATTAAATGACCAGCCAGACTCGATCGAGGTAAGCTTTAAAGATCATGGGATTGGCTTAAACTCTAAAGAACTTGAAAGGATTTATGACCGTTTTTATCGGGCTGATACTTCAAGGACTCGTACTATAGAAGGAACAGGACTTGGACTATCAATTGTTCAATCTATTTTGGACATGCATGATGGCGAAATTAAAGTGGGGAGCAAGAAAGGGGAGGGGTCTATGTTTACGGTGAAATTACCAAAGGGATAG
- a CDS encoding response regulator transcription factor yields the protein MKTILVADDDVHIRYLVKKLLMKEGFQVIEAADGAEALKLLHNQICDLAIVDIMMPVMDGYKLTVEIRENFDIPVVLLTAKSQIEDKEKGYLSGTDDYLVKPFEPKELIFRVNALLRRYGKVMESNIRIGSMFINKKSYEVELNGKTYILPLKEFELLYYLASNPNQVFSRGQLIEQVWGMDYEGDERTVDVHIKRLRERFSKTSGDFSIKTFRGIGYSLEVQK from the coding sequence ATGAAAACGATCCTTGTTGCAGATGATGATGTGCATATTCGGTATTTAGTTAAAAAGCTATTAATGAAAGAAGGGTTTCAGGTTATTGAAGCGGCAGATGGTGCAGAGGCGTTGAAGTTGCTTCATAATCAAATTTGCGATTTAGCAATCGTTGATATCATGATGCCTGTAATGGATGGGTATAAATTAACAGTGGAAATTCGAGAAAATTTTGATATTCCAGTTGTGTTATTGACTGCAAAAAGTCAAATAGAAGATAAGGAAAAAGGCTATCTTTCAGGTACGGATGATTATTTAGTAAAGCCTTTTGAGCCGAAAGAGTTAATATTTAGGGTAAACGCCCTTTTAAGAAGATATGGAAAAGTAATGGAATCTAATATTAGAATTGGATCGATGTTTATAAATAAAAAAAGCTATGAAGTTGAACTAAATGGAAAAACATACATATTGCCGCTAAAAGAATTTGAACTATTGTATTATTTAGCCTCTAATCCAAATCAAGTTTTTAGCAGAGGGCAATTAATTGAACAAGTGTGGGGAATGGATTATGAGGGGGATGAAAGGACAGTAGATGTCCATATTAAACGTTTAAGGGAACGCTTTTCAAAAACATCAGGTGATTTTTCAATAAAAACCTTTAGAGGAATTGGGTATTCGCTGGAGGTTCAAAAATGA
- a CDS encoding H-type small acid-soluble spore protein → MDVKRVKQILSSSADIEVTYNGASVWIDQLNEDGKTATVHLRGPLEERSTVDITELQER, encoded by the coding sequence ATGGATGTTAAACGCGTTAAACAAATCCTTTCTTCATCAGCAGATATCGAAGTGACGTACAATGGTGCATCTGTGTGGATTGATCAGTTAAATGAAGATGGAAAAACAGCTACCGTTCATCTAAGAGGTCCACTTGAAGAAAGATCGACTGTAGATATAACGGAGCTTCAAGAAAGGTAA